From Proteus vulgaris:
GGGTGATGCTAATTTATCACCCTTATTTTGCTTAATGTGATCATTCAATAAAAAGATAATGTTATGCATAATAGCCGATTACAGACACACAGTTTAAAGTTGGGATATCAGCAGACAACAATTTGCCAAGATATTTCGCTTTCTATTCCTGATAAAAAGGTCACTGTCATTATAGGTCCCAATGGTTGTGGTAAATCAACGCTACTGCGTAGCTTGTGCTGTTTATTAAAACCATTATCAGGCCATGTTTCATTAGATGCTCAGCCTTTAACGTCATTACCGACTAAAAAACTCGCTCGTCAAATCGCGTTATTACCACAAACGATGCAAGCACCTTCTGGGATCACTGTGGCTAATTTAGTCGCAAGAGGACGATTTCCTCATCAAAGTTTTATGCATCAATGGAGCCGAGAAGATAAGTTAGCCGTAGAAACGGCAATGAAAGAGACTGGAATTGTGGAATTTGCAGATAAAACAGTGGATTCGTTATCTGGCGGTCAACGGCAACGTGTTTGGGTGGCGATGATATTGGCGCAACAAACTGAGATTTTACTGCTAGATGAGCCAACAACATATTTAGATATTGCTTATCAAATTGAGTTACTCAATATATTTCGAAAACTTAATCAGCAGCAAGGACGCACTGTCGTTGCTGTTTTACATGACTTAAACCAAGCGTGTCGTTATGCCGATAATTTAGTGGTGATGGTGAAAGGAAAAATCATTGCGCAAGGAGAGCCAAAATCTATTATCAATCAAGCGTTAATCAAACAGGTTTTTGATTTGGAATGCCAAATTATTCCTGATCCTGTTGTTGGGACACCGATGATTGTGCCTTGCTAACTATATAACCAACTATATTGCTGGCTATATAGCTAAGAAATAAAAAAGCGGCTTTAGCATAACTAAATACCGCTTTTAGATTTGAGTTAGCATAAACAAATTACGCTGTTTTTGGCCATTTGTTGGCAACCCAAAGTCCACTCATTTTCATCGAATACCCAAATAGAACGCCAACGATTAATGAAGGGATGGTTTGATAGAGATCCCCTTGAGCGGCAAATATAGTACATGCTCCAATAAAGGTGCCGGGAATATAAGCGAGTAGTGCACTTTTAGCTTGAATACACATCACAAAGGCAATAACACCAGTGACAGCATAGCCAAAAATAGAAATATCACTAAAGACTTGGCTACCATAAATAATCGCCAATGCCCAAATCACGCCACTCATAATGGTAGCCATGGTGACAGCTAATCCTTTAATACCTTCTTTAGGATAAGCAAAATAGGCGGTACAACCCAAAAAGCCAGCCCAGCTTAATAAATCAAATTGATTAGCAACAAATGCCCAAATGGCAGAAAGAATGCCTGTTGTCAGCGCAGTAAAATAAAGCGTTCTCACGGTAGACTCTTAAATATAAGGGGGATATTTACCCAGTTAACTAAAAACGAAGTTTAGCATTGTCATTGACTGGTTTTCTATATTTAGATCATTAAAAAGCACCATTAATAATGGTATTAATACGTGTTAGATATATTGATCTTTATTCAAGATAGAAAAAGTAAAAAGTAAACGATTGCGTAATCAGTTTTATTTATTAAATGTAAAAATAAATATTTTAACTAAGTATTATTTATTGATATTTAATTTATTATTATTCTTCAATAATATGAATATAAAGAGTGCGGAGAG
This genomic window contains:
- a CDS encoding DUF1097 domain-containing protein → MRTLYFTALTTGILSAIWAFVANQFDLLSWAGFLGCTAYFAYPKEGIKGLAVTMATIMSGVIWALAIIYGSQVFSDISIFGYAVTGVIAFVMCIQAKSALLAYIPGTFIGACTIFAAQGDLYQTIPSLIVGVLFGYSMKMSGLWVANKWPKTA
- a CDS encoding ABC transporter ATP-binding protein, whose translation is MHNSRLQTHSLKLGYQQTTICQDISLSIPDKKVTVIIGPNGCGKSTLLRSLCCLLKPLSGHVSLDAQPLTSLPTKKLARQIALLPQTMQAPSGITVANLVARGRFPHQSFMHQWSREDKLAVETAMKETGIVEFADKTVDSLSGGQRQRVWVAMILAQQTEILLLDEPTTYLDIAYQIELLNIFRKLNQQQGRTVVAVLHDLNQACRYADNLVVMVKGKIIAQGEPKSIINQALIKQVFDLECQIIPDPVVGTPMIVPC